In Chloroflexota bacterium, a single window of DNA contains:
- a CDS encoding pilus assembly protein gives MKGKTHHKRGQSFTELAIFMPILILLLAGMVEVTFLFNDYLQMLDAVRNGSRESSDSDPFPGNVDSAPPSAVSGAYDDYKDCSTTQNFFRRTGCNTNDGLGPLKMNLSTPYSGAVVNTCNGTGQSATFQDDIVISIFSIARVGASGSETLELKRYDNNQVSGGVGQLVEDTNQSGWSLMDDFMSTSFGGVGNMCSAVTIAQITTRLSGTNIPLVPNTAFVLVEVFKRHYQLFNVPGFGDVIPNPIPVVSYAIFPLVSAEPTPTP, from the coding sequence ATGAAAGGCAAAACTCACCACAAACGCGGCCAAAGTTTTACGGAACTTGCCATCTTCATGCCAATCCTGATTCTGCTGTTGGCCGGGATGGTCGAGGTTACCTTTTTATTTAACGACTACCTGCAAATGCTGGACGCTGTGCGCAATGGCTCCCGCGAGTCGAGCGACAGCGACCCATTCCCCGGCAATGTTGATTCAGCTCCGCCATCAGCTGTGTCTGGCGCTTACGACGACTACAAAGATTGCTCAACCACCCAGAACTTCTTCCGGCGGACCGGTTGCAATACCAACGACGGCTTAGGCCCGCTCAAAATGAATTTGAGCACGCCGTATAGCGGCGCTGTCGTCAACACCTGCAATGGCACGGGCCAGAGCGCGACTTTTCAGGATGACATTGTAATTTCAATTTTTTCAATTGCCAGAGTTGGCGCCTCTGGCTCAGAAACGTTGGAACTTAAACGCTACGACAACAACCAGGTGTCGGGTGGCGTCGGTCAGCTTGTTGAAGACACCAACCAAAGTGGTTGGTCACTGATGGACGATTTCATGTCTACCAGCTTCGGCGGCGTTGGCAATATGTGTTCAGCCGTGACCATTGCCCAGATTACCACCCGACTCAGCGGCACTAACATCCCGCTGGTGCCCAACACCGCCTTTGTGCTGGTGGAAGTTTTCAAGCGACATTATCAATTGTTCAACGTCCCCGGCTTCGGCGACGTCATCCCAAATCCCATTCCGGTAGTCTCTTATGCCATCTTCCCACTTGTTTCGGCGGAACCCACGCCAACGCCCTAA